One genomic window of Methanobacterium sp. includes the following:
- a CDS encoding nitroreductase family protein codes for MNVFEAIGERKSIRKYKDIEVEEEKLEKILESARIAPSAANRQEWKFLVVKNKETRDKLIDAAHGQKFVGQAPITIVACSTESERVMPCGQYAYTVDLSIAVSFMILEATEIGLGTCWLGAYDEGKVKETLGIPSDIRVPAMFTLGYADENPAPRPRKALDDIVCYERYE; via the coding sequence ATGAATGTTTTTGAAGCAATTGGTGAAAGAAAAAGCATTAGAAAATATAAAGATATCGAAGTAGAGGAAGAAAAACTCGAAAAAATATTAGAATCCGCCAGGATCGCACCATCGGCGGCAAACCGACAGGAATGGAAATTTCTGGTAGTGAAAAATAAAGAAACCCGTGACAAACTAATTGACGCGGCTCATGGTCAGAAATTTGTGGGACAAGCACCCATTACCATTGTAGCCTGTTCAACCGAGTCTGAAAGGGTTATGCCCTGCGGACAGTATGCTTACACTGTAGATCTCTCAATTGCAGTATCCTTCATGATACTCGAGGCCACAGAAATTGGCTTGGGAACATGCTGGTTGGGTGCCTATGATGAAGGGAAAGTTAAAGAGACTCTGGGCATTCCTAGCGACATCAGAGTTCCTGCAATGTTCACCTTGGGATATGCTGATGAAAATCCTGCACCAAGGCCGAGAAAGGCCTTAGATGACATTGTTTGTTACGAAAGGTATGAATAA
- a CDS encoding VTT domain-containing protein, producing MFTNILSGLEGFVVSYGPWAVFGGSILEQVVTPIPSSLVVLGASFFLMKGVALSVGSLETMFLTITFPAALGVTLGSLLYYGITYKIGIPFVERAGKYLGVTVEDLESVEQKVKESRYESLFLFAARCVPVIPSIAISLFCGMIRYNPRNYVIITFFGALVQASILGIIGWQFGNFYLTLSEGLSFIDNIILVILVLALVYFIIKNKRKISN from the coding sequence ATGTTCACTAATATTTTATCAGGTTTGGAAGGATTTGTAGTTAGTTACGGTCCATGGGCAGTGTTCGGTGGATCTATACTGGAACAGGTAGTTACTCCCATACCCTCCAGTTTGGTAGTGTTAGGGGCTAGCTTCTTTTTAATGAAAGGAGTTGCCCTATCTGTCGGATCTCTGGAAACCATGTTTTTAACCATAACCTTCCCCGCTGCACTAGGAGTTACCCTGGGTTCACTTTTATACTATGGAATAACCTATAAAATTGGAATTCCATTTGTTGAACGTGCTGGGAAATATCTGGGGGTTACTGTTGAGGATCTTGAGAGTGTGGAGCAGAAAGTAAAGGAAAGTAGATATGAAAGCCTTTTTCTTTTCGCTGCTAGATGTGTGCCAGTGATCCCCAGCATAGCAATTAGCCTATTCTGTGGTATGATACGATACAATCCACGGAATTATGTGATAATAACATTTTTCGGTGCACTGGTACAGGCATCCATTCTGGGAATCATTGGATGGCAGTTTGGAAACTTTTACCTAACCCTATCTGAGGGATTATCATTTATAGACAACATAATCCTAGTAATCTTAGTTTTGGCTCTTGTTTATTTTATTATTAAGAATAAACGGAAAATAAGCAATTAA
- a CDS encoding carboxymuconolactone decarboxylase family protein, producing MNTAHENCEINVEEILEKINSYFGFVPKIFQVLSENPPALKVYFDKVEVMMVDDTLPPLTKEFVSIGAAAALGSPHCLNTHLEVAREFGATNEQLLLAIILGTTITETTALSKSLRVYDEFKNE from the coding sequence GTGAATACTGCCCATGAAAATTGTGAGATAAATGTAGAAGAGATATTGGAAAAGATAAACAGTTACTTTGGTTTTGTGCCAAAAATATTCCAGGTTTTATCAGAAAATCCACCTGCTTTAAAAGTTTACTTTGATAAAGTAGAGGTTATGATGGTGGATGATACTCTCCCACCATTAACCAAGGAATTTGTGTCTATTGGGGCTGCTGCTGCCCTAGGATCACCCCACTGCCTTAACACCCATCTGGAGGTGGCCAGGGAATTTGGAGCCACCAATGAACAGCTTCTCCTGGCGATTATTCTCGGAACTACCATTACAGAAACCACCGCACTTTCAAAGTCGCTAAGAGTTTATGATGAGTTTAAAAACGAGTAA
- the dnaK gene encoding molecular chaperone DnaK, with the protein MAKTEKIIGIDLGTSNSAAAVLVGGKPTIIPSAEGATQYGKSFPSYVAFTDDGQRLVGEPARRQAVTNPEKTITAIKRQMGTSYKVDISGKQYTPQEISAFILQKIKKDAEAFLGEEVKKAVITVPAYFDDNQRTATKDAGTIAGLDVVRLVNEPTAASLAYGIDKANEDELEIMVFDFGGGTLDVTIMEFGGGVFEVRSTSGDTKLGGTDMDATIMNYLAAEFKKETGVDVLNDDQAVQRLREAAEKAKIELSTTLTTEINLPFITATQDGPKHLTHTLTRAKLEELVDSIIKRCSAPMEQALSDAKMSKSDVDKIILVGGPTRMPIVQKFVEDYLGKPVERGIDPMECVAVGAAIQGGVLAGEIKDLVLLDVTPLSLGIETLGGVFTKLIERNTTIPTKKSQVFTTAADSQTSVDIHVLQGERSVATGNTTLGRFQLIGIPPAPRGMPQIEVTFDIDANGILNVSAKDMGTGKEQAITITAPNKLSEDEIDQKIKEAEQHADEDKKRQEEVEIRNNADSMIYTAEKTLDELGDKVQADQKTKIEGLVKELREVIGGDDLEAIKAKTEELTKVVQEVGAAIYQQAQQEQAQQQQQQDAQGQDPKDDDTIDADYEVKK; encoded by the coding sequence ATGGCTAAAACAGAAAAAATTATAGGAATTGACCTAGGAACCAGTAACTCTGCTGCTGCAGTACTGGTGGGTGGTAAACCAACCATCATACCCAGTGCAGAGGGAGCTACCCAGTACGGTAAATCATTCCCCAGCTACGTGGCTTTTACTGATGATGGACAGCGCCTGGTGGGAGAACCCGCCAGGAGACAGGCAGTAACCAACCCTGAAAAAACCATTACCGCCATTAAAAGGCAGATGGGTACCAGTTACAAGGTAGATATCTCAGGTAAACAGTACACACCACAGGAAATCTCCGCATTCATCCTGCAAAAAATCAAAAAAGATGCAGAAGCATTCCTGGGAGAAGAGGTAAAAAAAGCAGTCATCACCGTGCCTGCTTACTTCGATGACAACCAGAGAACCGCCACCAAGGATGCTGGAACCATCGCCGGACTGGATGTGGTACGACTGGTCAACGAACCCACCGCCGCCAGTTTAGCTTATGGTATTGACAAAGCCAATGAAGATGAACTGGAAATCATGGTCTTCGACTTCGGAGGGGGAACCCTAGACGTAACCATCATGGAATTCGGAGGAGGAGTCTTCGAAGTCCGCTCCACCAGTGGGGACACCAAACTGGGAGGAACCGACATGGACGCCACCATCATGAACTACCTAGCAGCGGAGTTCAAAAAAGAAACCGGCGTAGATGTCCTGAATGACGACCAAGCAGTTCAGAGGCTCAGGGAAGCTGCTGAAAAAGCCAAGATCGAACTATCCACCACCCTCACCACCGAAATCAACCTACCATTCATTACTGCCACCCAGGACGGGCCAAAACACCTGACCCACACCCTAACCCGGGCTAAACTGGAAGAACTGGTTGATTCCATCATCAAACGCTGCTCCGCACCAATGGAACAAGCATTATCCGACGCTAAAATGTCTAAAAGTGATGTGGATAAGATCATACTCGTGGGAGGACCCACCAGAATGCCCATCGTCCAGAAATTCGTGGAAGACTACCTAGGCAAACCAGTGGAACGAGGAATCGACCCCATGGAATGTGTAGCTGTAGGCGCTGCCATCCAAGGAGGAGTACTCGCCGGAGAAATCAAAGACTTGGTCCTCTTAGATGTGACCCCATTATCCCTGGGTATTGAAACCCTGGGAGGAGTTTTCACCAAGTTAATCGAAAGGAACACCACCATACCTACCAAGAAAAGTCAGGTGTTCACCACCGCTGCTGACAGCCAGACCTCAGTGGACATACATGTCCTGCAGGGTGAAAGATCAGTGGCCACTGGAAACACCACTCTGGGCAGGTTCCAGCTGATTGGAATACCACCAGCACCCCGTGGAATGCCCCAAATCGAGGTAACCTTCGATATAGATGCTAACGGTATTCTCAACGTATCTGCCAAGGATATGGGAACTGGTAAGGAACAGGCCATTACCATCACCGCCCCTAACAAATTATCCGAGGATGAAATTGATCAGAAGATCAAAGAAGCTGAACAGCACGCCGACGAGGACAAAAAACGTCAGGAAGAAGTGGAAATCCGGAACAATGCCGATTCCATGATCTACACCGCCGAGAAAACCCTGGATGAACTGGGTGACAAGGTCCAGGCTGACCAGAAAACCAAGATCGAAGGACTGGTCAAGGAACTCCGGGAAGTTATTGGTGGAGATGATCTGGAAGCCATTAAAGCAAAAACCGAAGAACTGACCAAAGTTGTGCAGGAAGTTGGAGCTGCTATTTATCAGCAAGCCCAGCAAGAACAGGCTCAACAGCAACAACAACAGGATGCGCAAGGTCAGGATCCTAAGGATGACGACACCATCGACGCCGACTATGAGGTTAAAAAATAG
- a CDS encoding phosphatase PAP2 family protein: MAVNTPETSQLRLFDFRSKKKLFLILCAAILWVGALIAYFTPGFDYWLVASFNSLRANYLFADFWYYYTKYMLYVVGFPLLIIYIASFKIDKLKPYRLVLLLTIMTSAIGNPIIDPILKDLIARPRPQVAHLDLNSLYYESGFSFPSGHAFQAFSNTLPLIICFFTNDATFKRNWKKIVLALILLVYAIILAFSRIFAGVHYFSDVLFGIGFAIILMVILASLMQWLLNKDYLNLQNEKLYALVFLIMTAINYISFW; the protein is encoded by the coding sequence ATGGCTGTAAACACCCCTGAAACTTCCCAACTGAGATTATTTGATTTCAGGAGCAAAAAGAAGTTGTTTTTGATTTTATGTGCCGCTATTTTATGGGTAGGTGCATTAATAGCCTATTTCACTCCTGGTTTTGATTACTGGCTGGTGGCCAGTTTCAATTCCCTGCGTGCCAATTACTTATTTGCAGATTTCTGGTATTATTACACCAAATATATGCTTTACGTGGTTGGATTTCCACTTTTAATCATATACATTGCTTCATTTAAAATTGATAAATTAAAACCATACCGTTTGGTGCTTTTGTTAACCATAATGACTTCTGCAATTGGGAATCCAATTATAGACCCTATCTTAAAAGATTTAATTGCCCGTCCACGCCCCCAAGTGGCCCATCTCGATCTCAACAGTTTATATTATGAAAGTGGATTTTCCTTTCCTTCTGGACATGCGTTTCAAGCATTCTCAAACACCTTACCCCTGATAATCTGTTTTTTTACCAATGATGCGACATTTAAGAGAAACTGGAAAAAAATAGTTTTAGCATTAATTCTTCTGGTTTATGCTATAATCCTGGCTTTCAGCCGAATTTTCGCCGGTGTACATTACTTTTCAGATGTGTTATTTGGAATTGGATTTGCAATTATTTTAATGGTAATTTTAGCCAGTTTAATGCAATGGTTATTAAATAAGGACTATTTAAACCTTCAAAACGAAAAATTGTATGCTCTGGTATTTTTAATCATGACTGCAATTAATTATATTTCATTTTGGTGA
- the dnaJ gene encoding molecular chaperone DnaJ, protein MAEKRDYYEVLGVEKGATKKDIKKAYRKLAMEYHPDVSEDPEAGEKFKEISEAYAVLSDEEKKTTYDQYGHAGMGGFSQEDIFNNINFEDIFRGFGFGGSRGGGGGASGFESIFDLFGFGGGRRNGPQQGDDVLYEMKITLEDAAHGLEEDIEVPHKKTCPHCNGSKAEPGTDSRTCDVCGGSGQVRQVQNTPLGQFATIRPCSACRGEGKIIDSPCHECHGKGIVRQKSTIHVNIPAGVEDGSRLRVPGEGDVGKRGGPPGDLYVLIRVKPHKYFQREGANLHYEKPISFVQATLGDKVDVPTIDGEVELKVPAGTQTGTSFRIKGHGMPHLRWNGKGNLYVKVKIVTPKKLSTRQKELLEEFAEISGDEIYQEEKGFFDKVKDAINH, encoded by the coding sequence ATGGCAGAGAAGCGCGATTACTACGAAGTCCTGGGAGTGGAGAAAGGAGCCACTAAGAAAGATATTAAGAAAGCCTACCGTAAACTGGCCATGGAATATCACCCTGATGTGAGCGAAGACCCTGAAGCAGGCGAAAAATTCAAAGAAATTAGTGAAGCCTACGCTGTGCTGTCTGATGAGGAGAAAAAAACCACTTATGACCAGTACGGTCATGCGGGAATGGGTGGATTCAGTCAGGAAGATATTTTTAACAATATTAACTTCGAAGACATTTTCCGTGGATTCGGATTCGGAGGAAGCAGAGGAGGGGGAGGAGGAGCCAGTGGTTTCGAGAGTATATTCGACCTTTTCGGATTTGGAGGAGGCCGTCGTAACGGACCTCAGCAGGGCGATGATGTGCTTTATGAAATGAAGATCACCCTGGAAGATGCTGCCCATGGCCTGGAAGAGGACATTGAAGTTCCCCATAAAAAAACCTGCCCCCACTGTAATGGATCAAAAGCCGAACCTGGAACTGATAGCAGGACCTGTGATGTTTGTGGAGGAAGTGGTCAGGTAAGACAGGTACAGAACACCCCACTGGGCCAGTTTGCCACCATACGTCCTTGCAGTGCCTGTCGTGGTGAAGGGAAAATAATAGACAGCCCCTGTCATGAATGTCATGGAAAGGGTATTGTAAGACAAAAAAGTACCATTCACGTTAACATACCTGCTGGAGTGGAGGATGGATCCCGTCTGCGAGTTCCTGGTGAAGGAGATGTTGGTAAACGTGGGGGACCACCAGGAGATCTTTACGTTCTCATTCGAGTAAAACCACACAAGTACTTCCAGCGGGAAGGAGCCAACCTTCACTATGAAAAACCCATCAGTTTTGTGCAGGCCACCCTGGGAGATAAAGTTGACGTACCCACCATCGATGGTGAAGTGGAACTTAAAGTACCTGCCGGTACCCAAACTGGTACATCATTCCGCATAAAAGGTCATGGAATGCCCCATTTAAGATGGAATGGTAAGGGAAACCTGTATGTGAAGGTTAAGATTGTCACTCCCAAGAAGCTCAGCACCCGTCAAAAGGAACTCCTGGAAGAATTCGCCGAGATCAGTGGCGATGAGATCTACCAGGAGGAAAAAGGTTTTTTTGATAAGGTGAAAGATGCCATTAACCACTAA
- a CDS encoding ArsR family transcriptional regulator, with protein MDLELLLDVMGCKTRRDILDLLRDEPRFVSQISRELEIGQKAIIEHLRAMEKAGLLSSTFQKIERGRPRKYYDISNDVEFQIFISQGTIRVKLPGHEFQELQLLEERARMGEDVSSDLENLIGNYDEAKKHAELLLRQVDERKRALKIRSLNLPVMFGEEGSSEGGSQDEKP; from the coding sequence ATGGATTTAGAATTATTACTGGATGTTATGGGCTGTAAAACCCGTAGGGACATACTTGACCTTTTACGGGATGAACCTCGTTTTGTCAGCCAGATATCCCGAGAACTGGAAATAGGTCAGAAGGCCATCATTGAACACCTGCGTGCTATGGAAAAAGCGGGTCTTTTAAGCTCAACATTCCAAAAAATAGAGCGTGGAAGACCTAGAAAATATTATGACATTTCCAATGATGTTGAATTCCAGATATTCATCAGTCAGGGTACTATTCGTGTAAAATTACCCGGCCATGAGTTCCAGGAATTGCAACTACTGGAAGAAAGAGCTCGAATGGGTGAAGATGTTTCATCTGATCTGGAAAACCTCATCGGAAACTATGATGAGGCCAAAAAACACGCAGAACTCCTCTTAAGACAAGTGGATGAAAGAAAAAGAGCTTTAAAAATACGTTCTTTAAATCTGCCAGTTATGTTTGGGGAAGAAGGGTCCTCAGAAGGAGGGTCCCAGGATGAAAAACCTTAA
- the larB gene encoding nickel pincer cofactor biosynthesis protein LarB → MKKILQELINGRLSVEEAEKMLKTMQMVELEDFAKIDTGRDLRTGFPEAIFAEGKDDQDLIKIIQGCAKRGRVMVTRLEEDRYQNIKDEINFIQNGSLKVEYNQKARILVLKDGEIEKQGKIGVITAGTSDIPVAEEARVVAEEAGCEVLTSYDVGVAGIHRLFSKIRWMLEEDVKTIIVVAGMEGALPSVVAGLVDVPVIGVPTSVGYGVGEGGFAALNAMLQSCAPGIAVVNIDNGFGAAVFAATVVKQTIMD, encoded by the coding sequence ATGAAGAAAATACTCCAGGAACTAATCAATGGTAGATTATCAGTGGAAGAAGCTGAAAAAATGCTTAAAACCATGCAAATGGTTGAATTGGAGGATTTTGCAAAGATAGATACTGGGCGTGACCTTCGAACTGGGTTTCCCGAGGCTATTTTTGCTGAGGGTAAAGATGATCAGGATTTGATTAAGATCATCCAGGGGTGTGCAAAGCGTGGCCGGGTGATGGTAACCAGACTGGAAGAGGATAGATATCAGAATATCAAAGATGAAATCAATTTTATCCAAAATGGATCTCTTAAAGTGGAGTACAATCAAAAAGCAAGGATTCTAGTCCTTAAAGATGGGGAGATAGAAAAGCAGGGGAAAATTGGTGTTATCACTGCTGGCACTTCTGATATTCCGGTGGCGGAAGAGGCGCGTGTTGTTGCTGAGGAGGCAGGATGCGAAGTATTAACATCCTATGATGTTGGGGTTGCTGGAATTCATCGTTTATTTTCAAAAATCAGATGGATGCTGGAAGAGGATGTTAAGACTATCATCGTAGTTGCTGGTATGGAAGGAGCACTACCATCAGTGGTTGCCGGACTGGTGGATGTTCCGGTAATTGGAGTGCCCACATCGGTTGGATACGGCGTGGGAGAAGGAGGTTTCGCAGCGCTCAATGCCATGTTACAATCATGTGCCCCGGGAATAGCAGTAGTTAATATTGATAATGGATTTGGGGCAGCAGTATTTGCTGCTACTGTTGTGAAACAAACAATAATGGATTAA
- the hypF gene encoding carbamoyltransferase HypF, whose protein sequence is MKKARILVQGIVQGVGFRPNVYRIAKARGINGYVRNLGNVVEIVVEGNEEDIKTFTRDLKIKKPPISKIDSVKIEELDDITSPEFTGFNILESSSNFSGSSVIPPDVATCDRCMEEVMKTGDRRYRYPFTACTDCGPRFTVTSSIPYDRMRTSMEEFPLCPDCLEEYQDPEDRRYHAEATCCPVCGPEVFLYRDGRVESNNPLKEAAKLLDEGNVLAMKGIGGTHLVAGTIDDLPVIRLRKRLGRMNQPFACMSPDIPTVQSFGEVADYEEEALLSRNRPIVILKKNKDYYLSPHVAPDLHNLGVMLPYSALHHLLFSYTDSPAYIMTSANMPGEPMLTQNQEIISKLDGVADYYLLHNREIVNRCDDSVVRFRGGDLAFIRRSRGYVPEPYDFSSISTDLNVLALGPEIDVTFSLLKEGKCYVSQHIGDTTKYDTFLYLQKAIEYMMGITQTENIDAVACDLHPQFFTTKLAHELGERFSCPVLKVQHHHAHAAALSMDWGVDEFICIAADGVGYGDDGGAWGGEILYYHGAKYERMGSLMPQKMPGGDLTTRYPARMMLAMLYPHYSREEIVDLMKTHYLDYFPHQGKEVDIVASQLQKKFNLTETTSTGRVLDALSACLHICGERTYEGECAMKLESTAYGGEDLFNIPLKISHKEGRDVLDTSGMLISVLENQLEGSIVKDLACSAQRAVSQGLAELAITAARKKGVDIIGGSGGVFYNEAISMTIKEVVEDAGYTYIQHKNSCAGDGSVSLGQAAVAALRCGKNFSL, encoded by the coding sequence TTGAAAAAAGCACGTATACTTGTCCAGGGAATTGTGCAGGGAGTTGGATTCCGTCCCAATGTTTACAGAATAGCCAAAGCTCGGGGGATTAACGGATACGTGCGGAACCTTGGTAATGTGGTTGAAATAGTAGTTGAAGGGAATGAGGAAGATATTAAAACCTTCACCAGGGACCTTAAGATTAAAAAACCACCCATATCCAAAATTGATTCAGTGAAAATAGAAGAGTTAGATGATATTACTTCACCAGAGTTTACTGGTTTTAACATACTGGAAAGCTCCTCTAACTTTTCTGGATCTTCAGTTATACCCCCCGATGTAGCCACCTGCGACCGTTGCATGGAAGAGGTTATGAAAACTGGTGACAGACGTTACAGGTACCCTTTCACTGCCTGCACTGATTGCGGACCTCGTTTTACAGTTACAAGTTCCATCCCCTACGATCGTATGCGTACATCCATGGAAGAATTCCCTTTATGTCCGGATTGTTTAGAGGAATACCAGGATCCCGAAGACAGACGCTACCATGCTGAAGCCACCTGCTGTCCAGTATGTGGACCTGAAGTTTTCCTTTACCGTGACGGAAGAGTTGAATCAAATAACCCACTTAAAGAGGCAGCCAAACTCCTGGATGAAGGCAATGTGCTGGCTATGAAGGGTATTGGGGGCACCCATCTGGTGGCAGGTACCATTGATGATCTTCCAGTCATCAGGCTGCGTAAAAGGTTGGGTAGAATGAACCAACCCTTCGCCTGCATGTCCCCTGATATCCCTACCGTCCAGAGCTTCGGTGAAGTGGCAGATTACGAAGAAGAAGCATTATTATCTCGAAACAGGCCCATTGTTATCCTTAAAAAGAACAAAGATTATTATTTATCCCCTCATGTTGCCCCGGATCTGCATAACCTGGGAGTTATGCTTCCCTACTCTGCCCTGCATCACCTGCTTTTTAGTTACACTGATTCACCGGCATATATCATGACCTCTGCCAACATGCCGGGTGAGCCCATGCTCACTCAAAATCAGGAGATAATCAGTAAGCTGGATGGTGTTGCTGATTATTATCTCCTGCATAATCGTGAGATTGTTAACCGATGCGATGATAGTGTGGTTCGATTCCGTGGAGGTGATTTGGCATTTATCAGACGCTCCAGAGGTTATGTTCCCGAACCATACGATTTTTCCAGTATCAGCACAGATTTGAATGTTCTGGCCCTGGGACCAGAGATTGATGTTACTTTTTCCCTTCTTAAAGAGGGTAAATGTTACGTGTCCCAGCATATTGGTGATACCACCAAGTACGATACCTTCCTCTATCTCCAGAAGGCAATTGAGTATATGATGGGGATCACCCAGACTGAGAATATTGATGCAGTAGCCTGTGATCTGCATCCACAGTTTTTCACCACCAAACTGGCCCATGAACTGGGTGAAAGGTTCAGCTGTCCTGTTTTAAAAGTGCAACACCATCATGCCCATGCTGCGGCACTATCAATGGACTGGGGTGTGGATGAGTTCATCTGTATTGCTGCTGATGGTGTGGGTTACGGGGATGATGGTGGTGCCTGGGGCGGGGAGATACTATACTACCACGGAGCCAAATATGAAAGGATGGGGAGTTTAATGCCTCAAAAGATGCCAGGCGGAGATTTAACCACCCGTTATCCTGCCAGAATGATGTTGGCCATGCTTTATCCCCATTACAGTAGGGAAGAAATTGTGGATCTGATGAAAACCCACTACCTTGATTACTTCCCCCACCAGGGAAAAGAGGTGGATATCGTGGCCAGTCAGCTTCAGAAAAAGTTCAATCTAACTGAAACCACCAGTACGGGGAGAGTGTTAGATGCCCTTTCTGCCTGCCTTCACATCTGTGGTGAAAGGACTTATGAAGGGGAATGTGCCATGAAACTGGAATCTACTGCCTATGGTGGTGAGGATCTTTTCAATATACCTCTGAAAATTTCCCATAAGGAGGGTAGAGATGTTCTGGATACTTCAGGCATGCTAATATCTGTCCTGGAAAACCAATTAGAAGGCAGCATTGTTAAAGATCTGGCGTGTTCTGCTCAGCGGGCTGTTTCCCAGGGCCTTGCTGAACTGGCCATCACTGCAGCACGGAAAAAAGGTGTGGATATCATTGGTGGATCAGGAGGAGTTTTCTACAATGAAGCCATCAGCATGACTATTAAAGAAGTTGTGGAGGATGCGGGTTACACTTACATCCAGCATAAAAACAGTTGCGCTGGGGATGGTTCTGTTTCACTGGGACAGGCAGCAGTAGCCGCTTTAAGATGTGGGAAAAATTTTAGTCTATGA
- a CDS encoding helix-turn-helix domain-containing protein: protein MTKNGENHEYICSVEAAINEIGGKWKSLVLCSLKDGKLRFSEINNKLPNISQRMLTKTLRELEKDRIINRKVYPEVPPKVEYSLTPKGQSVLPILDSLCEWGKKYCEEEENWEE, encoded by the coding sequence ATGACCAAGAATGGAGAAAATCATGAATACATATGTTCAGTAGAAGCTGCCATTAATGAAATAGGCGGGAAATGGAAATCATTAGTATTATGCTCGTTAAAAGACGGGAAACTTAGATTTAGTGAAATAAATAATAAACTACCCAATATAAGCCAGCGAATGTTGACAAAAACCCTGAGAGAATTGGAAAAAGACAGAATAATCAACAGAAAGGTTTATCCAGAAGTACCTCCCAAGGTTGAATACTCCTTGACCCCTAAGGGACAGTCTGTCCTACCAATCCTGGACTCATTATGTGAGTGGGGTAAAAAATACTGCGAAGAAGAGGAAAACTGGGAAGAATAA
- a CDS encoding DUF308 domain-containing protein: MQKNTLAIVLIILGIIVLAFPLLGLVPISILTGLGVAFLGIGLILAGFSDRVESSGLGLLEIVLGIIALVLGLGFILNPGLFSFVAGLIVYMAGLFLIIVGVVALFTKAGGSRWNGVVAIIIGLIYLIFGYFISNPFYLGILIGLWLLITGIMMFFQKD; the protein is encoded by the coding sequence ATGCAGAAAAATACCTTGGCCATAGTACTGATAATTTTAGGTATAATAGTCTTGGCCTTTCCCCTGCTGGGACTAGTCCCCATTAGTATATTAACCGGTCTTGGAGTGGCATTTTTAGGTATAGGTCTTATACTGGCTGGTTTTTCCGACAGAGTGGAAAGCAGCGGTCTGGGGCTTCTGGAGATAGTGCTGGGAATTATTGCCCTGGTATTGGGTCTTGGATTCATCCTGAACCCGGGTCTTTTCAGCTTCGTGGCAGGATTGATCGTCTACATGGCTGGTTTGTTCCTGATTATCGTCGGTGTAGTTGCTTTATTTACTAAAGCCGGTGGTAGCCGTTGGAACGGAGTTGTTGCCATTATTATCGGACTAATCTACCTGATATTTGGATATTTCATTTCCAACCCATTCTATCTGGGAATACTAATCGGTTTATGGCTGCTAATAACTGGAATTATGATGTTTTTCCAGAAAGATTAA
- the grpE gene encoding nucleotide exchange factor GrpE codes for MIDKKDVAQMKDDLKELKSEIQKKDDEIKEKEEEIQAKDETITQYKEQLLRLQADFDNFKKRTEKELSEQIHYANEKLILKILDSYEDLERALKSGKSDDIHEGVEMIYQNLKNILEGEGLEIIPAEGEKFDPFQHEALMAEAHDDFGNGQVIEELCKGYKLNSKVIKYSKVKVCKKND; via the coding sequence ATGATTGATAAAAAAGATGTTGCCCAGATGAAGGACGATCTGAAGGAATTAAAGTCAGAGATCCAGAAAAAAGATGATGAAATTAAGGAGAAGGAAGAGGAAATCCAGGCTAAAGATGAAACAATAACACAATACAAAGAACAACTATTAAGACTTCAGGCAGATTTTGATAATTTTAAAAAAAGAACCGAGAAAGAACTAAGTGAACAAATTCATTATGCCAATGAAAAACTCATTCTTAAAATATTAGACAGCTATGAAGACCTGGAAAGAGCCCTTAAATCAGGTAAATCCGATGATATCCATGAAGGTGTGGAAATGATCTACCAGAATCTCAAAAACATCCTGGAAGGAGAGGGACTGGAGATAATCCCTGCTGAAGGGGAAAAATTCGACCCATTTCAGCATGAAGCTCTCATGGCAGAGGCCCATGATGATTTCGGGAATGGACAAGTTATTGAAGAGCTCTGTAAAGGTTATAAGTTGAATTCTAAAGTTATAAAGTATTCTAAAGTTAAAGTTTGTAAAAAAAATGATTAA